The following coding sequences lie in one Polynucleobacter necessarius genomic window:
- the secD gene encoding protein translocase subunit SecD has protein sequence MNRYPLWKYLVIAVALLIGGLYSLPNFYGEAPAVQVSSAKPTIKVGLATQSRVEKILAEANIANTGIFFEVAGNVGSIKIRFNNTDIQLRARDLLQQKLNVDQADPNYTVALNLLSNTPGWLSVINALPMPLGLDLRGGVYFLLQVDMKGAVQKKVTSLATDIRSQLRNKNIHHQGIDRGADFISINFGSIADADAARSVLMTSQPELLWQEKPTGLSPKLVGEFKPTALKEIQDNAVKQNIITLNKRVNELAVKEPVIQQQGAERIVVQLPGVQDTARAKDIIGRTTTLESRLADPLISTIALGETPPPGMDTFRFGENRLGVFKKSVIFSGDRITDASAGFDQNQRPAVNISLDAAGGRVMQEVTRENIGKPMGMILFEKGKGEVLTIATIQSEFGSKFQITGQPTTESANNLALLLRAGSLAAPMEIIEERTIGPSLGAENIEKGFKSLLIGFGAIAIFMLAYYLLFGTFSVVALAVNLLLLISVLSMLQATLTLPGIAAMALALGMAIDSNVLINERIREELRNGASPQTAIAVGFDKAWATILDSNVTTLIAGLVLLAFGSGPIKGFAVVHCLGILTSMFSAVFFSRGLVNLWYGRHKKIQKLAIGQVWRPQEK, from the coding sequence ATGAATCGCTACCCTCTCTGGAAATATCTAGTCATTGCTGTTGCCCTACTCATCGGCGGACTATATTCATTACCTAATTTCTACGGTGAGGCTCCAGCGGTTCAAGTATCCTCCGCCAAACCAACCATTAAGGTTGGTTTGGCAACTCAGTCCCGTGTAGAAAAAATTCTAGCTGAAGCAAATATTGCCAATACCGGCATTTTCTTTGAAGTCGCTGGCAATGTTGGCTCCATCAAAATTCGTTTCAACAACACTGATATTCAATTACGCGCTCGAGATCTCTTGCAGCAAAAATTAAATGTTGATCAAGCGGACCCCAATTACACTGTTGCACTAAATCTACTATCCAACACACCAGGCTGGCTAAGTGTAATCAATGCACTGCCTATGCCCTTAGGTCTTGATTTGCGCGGTGGTGTCTACTTCCTCCTTCAAGTGGATATGAAGGGCGCAGTCCAGAAAAAAGTAACTTCTTTAGCGACTGATATTCGCAGCCAATTGCGCAATAAGAATATTCACCATCAAGGCATTGACCGTGGCGCTGATTTTATTTCCATTAACTTCGGCAGCATTGCTGATGCTGATGCCGCTCGCTCCGTTTTGATGACAAGCCAACCTGAATTGCTTTGGCAAGAAAAGCCTACCGGCCTTTCACCAAAACTAGTTGGTGAATTTAAACCAACCGCGTTAAAAGAAATTCAAGATAACGCCGTTAAGCAAAACATCATCACCTTAAATAAGCGCGTGAACGAGTTAGCGGTAAAAGAGCCTGTGATACAGCAACAAGGTGCAGAGCGTATTGTGGTGCAGCTACCTGGTGTTCAAGATACGGCAAGAGCTAAGGACATTATTGGTCGTACAACCACACTCGAATCTCGGCTAGCAGATCCACTGATTTCAACAATCGCTTTAGGTGAAACTCCGCCTCCAGGAATGGATACATTCCGTTTTGGCGAAAACCGTTTAGGTGTATTTAAAAAATCAGTGATTTTTAGTGGTGATCGTATTACTGATGCAAGTGCTGGCTTTGATCAAAACCAACGCCCTGCCGTCAATATCTCTTTGGATGCTGCTGGTGGACGCGTTATGCAAGAGGTTACCCGCGAAAATATTGGCAAGCCCATGGGCATGATCTTGTTCGAAAAAGGCAAAGGTGAGGTATTAACTATTGCCACCATTCAAAGTGAATTTGGTTCTAAATTTCAAATCACTGGGCAACCCACAACCGAGAGTGCAAATAACTTAGCTCTTTTATTACGTGCAGGCTCTCTAGCCGCTCCAATGGAAATTATTGAAGAACGTACTATTGGACCAAGTTTAGGTGCAGAGAATATTGAGAAGGGCTTTAAATCCCTGCTGATTGGTTTTGGTGCTATCGCTATTTTTATGCTGGCCTACTACTTATTGTTCGGCACATTCTCTGTTGTAGCACTAGCAGTCAACCTGTTGCTCTTGATTTCTGTTCTTTCAATGCTGCAAGCGACCCTTACCTTACCTGGTATTGCGGCGATGGCCTTGGCATTGGGTATGGCGATTGACTCGAACGTGTTAATTAATGAACGCATCCGTGAAGAGCTACGTAATGGCGCATCTCCACAAACAGCAATTGCCGTTGGTTTTGATAAAGCCTGGGCAACGATTTTGGACTCTAACGTAACCACATTGATAGCAGGTCTAGTCCTATTAGCATTTGGATCAGGCCCCATTAAAGGCTTTGCTGTTGTGCACTGCTTGGGCATTTTGACTTCAATGTTCTCCGCCGTCTTCTTCTCGCGTGGTCTTGTCAACCTTTGGTACGGCAGACACAAGAAGATTCAAAAACTCGCTATTGGCCAAGTTTGGCGCCCACAGGAGAAGTAA
- the recG gene encoding ATP-dependent DNA helicase RecG, which produces MTTKQTPSTLQKMGLDSPMALALHLPSRYEDETELLTIEEAIHQGRFNSAQTQGVVIRNQVLFRPRRQMVVTIEDETETLNLRFLNFYPSQQKQMAVGVNIRIRGDVREGFQGPEMVHPTVRAVAPDASLPTSLTPVYPASVGVSQAIIRKAVNQALSEPVLNEILAEFLPKKLMAELLPSNDWPNLQSAITYLHQPPADADTQSLLERTHPAWRRVQFEELLAQQISLKRAHAIRRERHAPSFAKIQDESKDKTRKQSFEEGLLKVLPFTLTNAQERVWSEISADLSKSFPMNRLLQGDVGSGKTVVAALAAARTIEHGYQAAIMAPTEILAEQHYLKMKEWFEPLGVMIAWLSGSLKAKEKKLAQEVIESGEAQLIIGTHALIQENVSFAKLGLAVIDEQHRFGVRQRLEIQQRVGSEFFYCHQLMMSATPIPRTLAMTYYADLDVSVIDELPPGRKSIATKVVKASRRDEVVGGLQSWLSKGLQAYWVCPLIEESEALQLQTAVESFELLTQALPDFKFGLVHGRLKAEEKAAVMAAFKANEIQLLVATTVIEVGVDVPNAALMVIEHAERFGYAQIHQLRGRVGRGSADSVCILMYAEPLSMAAKERLQTLRETADGFVIAERDLSLRGPGELLGAKQSGDTMLRFVDLQRDAWLIELAQKAAERLLAEHADLVERHLERWLGSRAEFLKA; this is translated from the coding sequence ATGACTACTAAACAAACGCCAAGCACACTCCAAAAGATGGGTTTAGATAGCCCAATGGCCCTTGCTTTGCATTTGCCATCCCGTTATGAGGATGAAACTGAGTTGCTTACTATTGAAGAGGCAATTCATCAAGGTAGATTTAACTCGGCTCAGACGCAAGGAGTCGTCATTCGTAATCAGGTCTTATTTCGACCTAGAAGACAGATGGTGGTCACTATTGAGGATGAAACGGAGACCCTTAATCTCCGTTTCCTCAACTTTTACCCTAGCCAGCAAAAGCAGATGGCCGTTGGGGTCAATATCAGAATTCGTGGCGATGTACGTGAGGGCTTTCAGGGTCCAGAAATGGTGCACCCTACAGTGCGAGCCGTTGCTCCAGATGCGTCATTACCCACCAGCTTGACTCCGGTCTATCCAGCCAGTGTCGGAGTTTCGCAAGCCATCATTCGTAAAGCCGTTAACCAAGCTTTGAGTGAACCGGTTTTGAATGAAATTTTGGCAGAGTTTCTACCGAAAAAACTCATGGCAGAGTTATTACCAAGTAATGATTGGCCTAATCTGCAATCAGCGATTACTTATTTGCATCAACCGCCTGCCGACGCCGATACCCAGTCATTACTGGAGCGTACTCATCCTGCATGGCGTCGAGTACAGTTTGAAGAACTCCTTGCTCAGCAAATTTCTTTAAAACGCGCACATGCTATTCGTCGAGAACGACATGCACCATCTTTTGCAAAAATTCAAGATGAAAGTAAAGACAAAACAAGAAAGCAAAGTTTTGAAGAAGGTTTGCTGAAAGTCCTGCCCTTTACATTAACTAATGCACAAGAACGCGTTTGGTCGGAAATTAGCGCTGACCTCTCTAAATCTTTTCCGATGAATCGCCTTTTACAAGGCGATGTTGGCAGTGGCAAAACCGTAGTAGCTGCTTTGGCTGCCGCACGGACAATAGAGCATGGCTATCAAGCAGCCATCATGGCTCCTACTGAGATTTTGGCTGAACAGCACTATTTGAAAATGAAAGAGTGGTTTGAGCCTCTGGGTGTAATGATTGCATGGTTGTCAGGCAGCCTAAAAGCCAAAGAAAAAAAATTGGCACAAGAGGTGATTGAGAGCGGAGAAGCGCAGCTGATTATTGGAACGCATGCGTTGATACAGGAGAATGTGAGCTTTGCCAAACTCGGTCTAGCAGTGATTGATGAGCAACATCGTTTTGGAGTAAGGCAGCGTTTAGAAATTCAGCAACGTGTTGGATCAGAATTTTTTTACTGTCATCAGTTGATGATGTCAGCTACTCCTATTCCTCGTACTTTAGCGATGACTTACTACGCCGATTTGGATGTTTCAGTGATTGATGAGTTACCTCCGGGGCGTAAGTCTATTGCAACCAAGGTCGTTAAAGCTAGTCGGCGTGATGAGGTGGTTGGTGGTTTGCAAAGTTGGTTATCAAAAGGGCTCCAGGCATACTGGGTTTGTCCTCTGATTGAAGAGTCTGAAGCTCTGCAATTACAAACCGCAGTGGAAAGCTTTGAGCTGCTTACGCAAGCACTGCCCGACTTCAAGTTTGGTTTAGTGCACGGAAGATTAAAGGCGGAAGAAAAAGCGGCAGTCATGGCTGCCTTCAAGGCGAATGAAATTCAACTTCTAGTTGCCACTACGGTGATTGAGGTAGGGGTTGACGTCCCTAATGCGGCGTTGATGGTGATTGAACATGCTGAGCGATTTGGCTATGCCCAGATTCATCAACTACGTGGTCGTGTGGGCAGGGGTTCAGCAGATTCAGTCTGCATTTTGATGTATGCCGAGCCTTTATCGATGGCTGCTAAAGAACGCTTACAAACCTTGCGTGAGACCGCAGATGGGTTTGTAATCGCCGAGCGTGACTTATCTCTCCGTGGTCCAGGAGAACTCCTTGGCGCTAAACAATCGGGCGATACCATGTTGCGATTTGTTGATCTTCAACGTGATGCCTGGCTCATCGAGCTGGCTCAAAAGGCTGCTGAGCGTTTGCTCGCTGAGCATGCTGATCTTGTAGAGCGACATCTAGAGCGCTGGCTTGGATCTCGCGCTGAATTTCTAAAGGCTTGA
- the glcE gene encoding glycolate oxidase subunit GlcE, which produces MSQSNDQINVFREQILNAANNKTALSIEGGGTKSWYGNSNGFIKLNTLSYSGILEYQPEELVITACAGTPLKEIESALKEKNQVLAFEPPHFGDNATFGGAIAAGLAGPGRITVGNFRDFVLGAHILDGKGQDLSFGSKVMKNVAGYDVSRLLPGSLETLALLLEASVKVLPKPAATVTLRCQISQEKALKILNEWAGQPLPLSASCWIGSANGGDGELTIRLAGAEAAVKAAISLMSSLVMAVELSNEIAENFWNDLREQKLSSFVNLGADQTLYRLALPAACGSLTIPGADDEIILEWHGQQRWIKAPGDEATYTTLKALANSHGGHATRFRQGANVDPGFQRFTLLSEQTHTKALEAVQERLRSAFDPAGVFATKRLP; this is translated from the coding sequence ATGAGTCAATCCAATGATCAAATCAATGTATTTCGTGAACAAATTCTAAATGCGGCCAACAATAAGACAGCACTTTCGATTGAGGGTGGTGGCACAAAATCTTGGTACGGAAATTCAAACGGCTTCATCAAACTGAATACGCTTTCTTACTCAGGGATTTTGGAATACCAACCGGAAGAACTAGTTATCACCGCTTGCGCAGGTACGCCACTAAAAGAAATAGAATCCGCTCTAAAAGAAAAAAATCAGGTACTCGCTTTCGAGCCTCCTCATTTTGGTGATAATGCAACCTTCGGCGGCGCAATTGCTGCTGGATTGGCTGGGCCCGGTCGTATTACTGTTGGAAATTTCCGAGACTTTGTATTAGGTGCGCACATTTTGGATGGCAAAGGTCAAGACCTTTCCTTTGGCAGCAAGGTGATGAAAAACGTTGCAGGTTATGACGTTTCTCGTTTATTACCAGGCTCCTTAGAGACATTAGCGCTTCTTTTAGAAGCTTCTGTCAAAGTGCTACCAAAACCTGCAGCCACCGTCACCTTACGCTGTCAGATATCCCAAGAAAAAGCTTTAAAAATACTAAATGAATGGGCTGGTCAGCCGCTTCCGCTCTCAGCAAGTTGCTGGATTGGCTCTGCCAATGGTGGGGATGGTGAGCTAACGATTCGTCTTGCAGGCGCAGAGGCAGCTGTTAAAGCCGCTATTTCACTGATGAGCTCGTTGGTAATGGCAGTTGAACTCAGTAATGAGATTGCTGAAAATTTCTGGAATGATTTGCGTGAACAAAAACTGTCCTCATTTGTCAATCTTGGCGCTGATCAAACTCTATACCGTCTAGCGCTTCCTGCTGCTTGTGGATCTCTCACAATTCCTGGTGCTGACGATGAGATTATTTTGGAGTGGCACGGTCAACAACGATGGATTAAAGCGCCTGGTGATGAAGCTACTTATACAACCCTCAAAGCTCTTGCCAATTCTCATGGTGGACACGCTACTCGTTTTAGACAGGGCGCAAATGTAGATCCTGGTTTTCAGCGCTTTACATTGCTCTCAGAGCAAACTCATACCAAAGCCCTTGAAGCAGTGCAGGAACGATTGAGATCCGCCTTTGATCCTGCTGGCGTATTTGCCACTAAACGTCTTCCATAA
- a CDS encoding YggS family pyridoxal phosphate-dependent enzyme — translation MNSIVVNLMQVRERIELAALAAKREPEEIELLAVSKTFPASAVEEAMHAGQSAFGENYVQEAVEKIEKLAKLRPWLIWHFIGPLQSNKTREVAQHFDWVHSVDRLKIAERLSTQRGEFPDLPPLMVCVQLNVSEEDSKSGVSLAEANSLCSAITALPNVALRGLMAIPAPTSDIHQQRQAFGAVQDCFKRIQASHSTELGYQFFDTLSMGMSDDLEAAIHEGSTMVRVGTTIFGKRDKINK, via the coding sequence ATGAATTCCATCGTAGTTAATCTGATGCAAGTCAGGGAGCGAATTGAACTTGCTGCCTTAGCAGCAAAACGTGAACCTGAAGAAATTGAACTTTTAGCCGTCAGCAAAACCTTTCCTGCTTCAGCAGTAGAAGAGGCTATGCATGCTGGTCAATCTGCATTTGGCGAAAACTATGTCCAAGAGGCAGTAGAAAAAATTGAGAAGCTTGCCAAATTACGTCCTTGGCTTATATGGCATTTCATTGGTCCACTGCAAAGCAATAAAACAAGGGAAGTGGCGCAACATTTCGATTGGGTTCACAGTGTGGATCGACTCAAAATTGCCGAGCGTCTATCCACCCAACGCGGGGAATTTCCAGATTTGCCGCCATTGATGGTTTGCGTACAACTCAATGTGAGTGAAGAAGATAGCAAAAGCGGTGTTTCCTTAGCGGAAGCTAATTCTCTGTGTAGTGCCATTACCGCTTTACCCAATGTGGCTCTCAGAGGCTTAATGGCCATTCCAGCGCCTACATCAGATATCCATCAACAGCGCCAGGCTTTTGGGGCCGTACAGGATTGTTTTAAACGAATACAAGCATCCCATTCCACAGAACTAGGATACCAATTTTTTGACACACTTTCAATGGGCATGTCTGATGACCTAGAAGCTGCCATCCACGAAGGAAGCACCATGGTAAGAGTTGGAACAACTATTTTTGGGAAGCGCGATAAGATTAACAAATGA
- the queA gene encoding tRNA preQ1(34) S-adenosylmethionine ribosyltransferase-isomerase QueA: MQLSDFNYELPPELIAQHPLANRTDSRLLEVKAGGLNHVELLDRQFTDILSLVRPGDLLIFNDTKVIPARLPGKKETGGNVKMLIERISGEKQAWVQIRASKAPKTGSAVHIHNQAGETFPVEMIGYNGRFYEVRFPENVFSLLERFGELPLPPYIEHQPDSEDAQRYQTIVAKNPGAVAAPTAGFHFDEVILQKIKDLGVNQATVTLHVGAGTFTPVREEDLSKHKMHYEWFSIPDETLQAIDTAKKNGGRVIAVGTTSLRALESQAANGKSSGETNLFITPGYQFKTVDCLLTNFHLPKSTLLMLVSAFAGMENIRAAYQHAIQQKYRFFSYGDAMFLCRLENTKL, from the coding sequence ATGCAACTCTCTGACTTCAATTACGAACTTCCGCCCGAACTAATCGCCCAACATCCTTTGGCGAATAGAACTGATAGCCGCCTCTTAGAGGTCAAGGCTGGAGGGCTAAATCATGTCGAATTGCTTGATCGACAGTTTACGGACATTCTTAGCCTTGTTCGGCCTGGGGACTTGTTGATCTTCAATGACACTAAAGTCATCCCAGCTCGTCTGCCTGGGAAAAAAGAAACTGGCGGTAACGTTAAAATGCTCATCGAGCGCATTAGCGGAGAAAAACAAGCCTGGGTTCAAATTAGAGCCTCAAAGGCGCCAAAGACTGGTAGTGCGGTTCATATACATAACCAGGCAGGAGAAACCTTCCCAGTAGAAATGATTGGCTATAACGGGCGTTTTTACGAAGTCCGCTTTCCTGAGAATGTTTTTTCATTATTGGAGCGATTTGGTGAACTACCGTTACCCCCTTATATCGAACACCAACCAGATAGTGAAGATGCTCAACGCTATCAGACCATTGTAGCTAAAAATCCGGGGGCGGTTGCAGCCCCAACAGCAGGCTTCCATTTTGATGAAGTAATTTTGCAAAAAATTAAAGATTTAGGCGTGAATCAGGCAACGGTCACGCTGCACGTCGGTGCAGGTACTTTTACGCCCGTACGAGAAGAAGATCTCTCAAAACATAAGATGCACTATGAGTGGTTCTCCATTCCTGACGAAACTTTGCAGGCAATAGACACTGCAAAGAAGAATGGTGGAAGAGTGATTGCAGTAGGCACCACGAGCCTCCGCGCCCTAGAAAGCCAGGCAGCCAACGGGAAAAGCAGTGGCGAGACTAATCTCTTTATTACACCGGGCTATCAATTTAAAACCGTAGATTGCTTGCTAACCAACTTTCATCTGCCAAAATCTACCCTATTGATGTTGGTAAGTGCTTTTGCAGGAATGGAAAACATTCGAGCAGCTTATCAACATGCTATTCAACAGAAGTATCGTTTCTTTAGTTATGGAGATGCGATGTTTCTATGCCGACTTGAGAATACAAAGTTATGA
- the yajC gene encoding preprotein translocase subunit YajC, with protein MWISNAFAQAPAAGADSGDLMSFLPLILMFAVLYFIMIRPQMKRQKETKAMLESLAVGDEVVTVGGIIGKVSALKDQVVTVEICAGTEVQLQKGAITTVLPKGTLKSA; from the coding sequence ATGTGGATTAGTAATGCTTTTGCCCAAGCTCCTGCAGCGGGCGCAGATTCCGGTGACTTGATGAGCTTCCTCCCCTTAATTTTGATGTTTGCAGTTTTGTACTTCATCATGATTCGTCCACAAATGAAGCGTCAAAAAGAAACTAAAGCCATGCTGGAGTCACTTGCAGTTGGTGATGAAGTTGTTACTGTTGGCGGCATTATAGGCAAAGTAAGCGCACTTAAAGATCAAGTTGTTACTGTTGAAATTTGCGCAGGCACTGAAGTGCAGTTACAAAAAGGTGCTATCACTACAGTATTGCCAAAAGGCACGCTGAAGTCTGCTTAA
- the proC gene encoding pyrroline-5-carboxylate reductase, producing the protein MSTNNITQTNSNTHITFIGGGNMGRALISGLLASGFEPNQISVVEANTITALKLYEDFGVQGIGAPEQIAFDFSKNNVVVMAIKPQDFNIVAKGLATKLKHATAPGPLILNIAAGIRLKDMSRWLDHTRCIRAMPNTPALIGKGITGLFADSAVGQPDRALAETICNAVGQAVWVSEEKLMDAVTAVSGSGPAYVFAFLEAMQSAGVKLGLDNDTARKLAYATLEGTAQLAHNSDEHAGVLRERVTSKGGTTAAALEVMKQHGWQEILEKAIDAASQRGKTMGDELGQS; encoded by the coding sequence ATGAGCACAAATAATATTACTCAAACTAATAGCAACACCCACATTACTTTTATTGGCGGCGGCAATATGGGGCGGGCCCTCATTAGCGGTCTACTCGCTAGTGGATTTGAACCAAACCAAATCTCTGTTGTAGAAGCTAATACAATTACCGCCTTAAAGCTATATGAAGATTTTGGTGTGCAAGGTATTGGCGCACCAGAGCAAATTGCTTTTGACTTCTCCAAAAATAACGTGGTTGTGATGGCAATCAAGCCACAAGACTTCAATATTGTTGCCAAAGGTCTAGCTACCAAACTAAAGCATGCGACCGCTCCTGGCCCACTAATTTTGAACATTGCTGCCGGAATTCGGCTGAAAGATATGAGTCGCTGGCTTGATCACACCCGTTGTATCCGCGCCATGCCCAATACACCCGCACTCATTGGCAAAGGCATCACTGGTCTCTTTGCGGACTCTGCTGTAGGTCAGCCCGACCGCGCTTTAGCAGAAACCATTTGCAACGCAGTTGGTCAAGCGGTTTGGGTTTCGGAAGAAAAGCTAATGGATGCCGTGACTGCCGTTTCAGGTAGCGGGCCTGCTTATGTTTTTGCATTTCTAGAGGCAATGCAGTCCGCCGGCGTGAAGCTCGGCTTAGATAACGATACCGCACGCAAACTCGCTTATGCAACGCTTGAAGGTACTGCACAACTTGCCCATAACTCCGACGAGCATGCAGGAGTGTTGCGCGAGAGAGTAACCTCTAAGGGTGGTACCACAGCGGCTGCGCTTGAGGTAATGAAGCAACATGGCTGGCAAGAGATCTTGGAAAAAGCAATTGATGCTGCTAGCCAACGTGGCAAGACCATGGGTGATGAGCTGGGTCAAAGCTAG
- the ubiA gene encoding 4-hydroxybenzoate octaprenyltransferase yields the protein MNLKERFISYGYLIRLDKPIGTLLLLWPTLWALWLTSSGVPDLSTLLIFVVGTFLMRSAGCAINDYADRDFDRYVKRTEGRPVTSGKISWKEAVAVAGVLAFLAFLLIQPLNVFTKQLSVIALLVAFIYPFTKRFFAMPQAVLGIAFGFGILMAYAAILDFIPLEAWILFIGNIFWAIAYDTAYAMVDRDDDLRLGLRTSAITFGKNDIIAIAICYGILFLSQLCVAQLAGLSNYYLLGWFPALACAIYHLKLVSTRNREDCFKAFRHNNWLGGFLFLGIVLGTAIN from the coding sequence ATGAATTTAAAAGAACGTTTTATTTCTTATGGGTACTTAATTAGGCTCGATAAGCCCATTGGTACGCTCTTGCTGTTATGGCCAACCCTGTGGGCTCTCTGGCTAACAAGCAGCGGTGTGCCGGATTTATCTACTCTGCTGATCTTTGTAGTGGGCACATTTTTAATGCGCAGCGCAGGTTGTGCAATCAATGACTATGCTGATCGTGACTTTGATCGCTACGTCAAAAGAACAGAAGGCCGTCCCGTCACGAGTGGCAAAATTTCCTGGAAAGAAGCGGTGGCAGTTGCTGGTGTTTTAGCCTTCCTCGCTTTTTTACTAATCCAACCTTTAAATGTATTTACAAAGCAACTGTCGGTTATAGCGTTGCTAGTAGCCTTTATTTACCCATTTACCAAAAGATTTTTTGCCATGCCTCAAGCCGTCTTAGGCATTGCCTTTGGGTTTGGTATCCTCATGGCTTATGCGGCCATTTTGGACTTCATTCCCTTGGAGGCTTGGATTCTTTTTATAGGAAATATTTTCTGGGCAATTGCCTATGACACTGCTTATGCAATGGTAGATCGAGATGATGACTTGCGTTTAGGGTTGCGCACATCAGCGATTACTTTTGGAAAAAACGACATCATCGCTATAGCAATTTGTTATGGAATACTATTTTTAAGTCAGCTATGCGTAGCCCAATTGGCTGGCTTAAGTAATTACTATTTGTTGGGTTGGTTCCCAGCCCTAGCTTGCGCTATCTACCACTTAAAGCTGGTTTCAACACGCAACCGAGAGGATTGCTTTAAAGCATTCCGCCACAACAATTGGTTGGGCGGATTTTTATTTTTAGGTATTGTTTTGGGGACGGCTATTAACTAG
- the tgt gene encoding tRNA guanosine(34) transglycosylase Tgt has product MTKPVHFNILARDSQSPARLGQLDLPHGSVQTPIFMPVGTYGTVKAMTPRDLNEAKAQIILGNTFHLWLRPGLGVIKKHGGLHRFMGWDNPILTDSGGFQVFSLGTLRKISEEGVTFALPINGDKLFMSPEVSMEIQAVLNSDIAMQFDECTPYEIKGQPTSEKTTRSSLEMSLRWGDRSLKRFRELNTGNGLFGIVQGGMFENLREFSLDAVSQQGFDGIAIGGLSVGEPKPEFEHILNFTAPKLPEHMPHYLMGVGTPEDLILGVSLGIDMFDCVMPTRNARNGWLFTRFGDLKLRNSGYKDDDRPVDPTCSCYTCQNFTRSYLNHLQKANEILGSQLNTIHNLSYYLQLMTEVREALGKDHFSAYREEFHSNRQRGVEPGQD; this is encoded by the coding sequence ATGACCAAACCAGTTCACTTCAACATCCTAGCGCGGGATTCACAAAGCCCTGCTCGTCTTGGTCAACTCGACCTTCCCCATGGAAGCGTACAAACCCCAATCTTTATGCCAGTTGGCACCTATGGCACCGTAAAAGCGATGACGCCACGCGATCTCAATGAAGCAAAGGCGCAAATTATTCTCGGAAATACTTTTCACCTTTGGCTACGACCAGGATTGGGTGTTATTAAAAAACATGGTGGTCTACATCGCTTTATGGGCTGGGATAATCCCATTTTGACTGACTCAGGTGGTTTCCAAGTATTTAGTTTGGGTACATTGCGTAAGATTTCTGAGGAAGGCGTCACGTTTGCATTGCCTATAAATGGCGACAAGTTATTTATGTCTCCAGAGGTTTCGATGGAAATTCAGGCGGTTCTCAATAGTGACATTGCCATGCAGTTTGATGAATGCACTCCATACGAAATCAAGGGTCAGCCGACTTCCGAAAAAACTACACGCTCTTCATTGGAGATGTCATTGCGTTGGGGTGATCGCTCTTTGAAGCGCTTTCGTGAACTAAATACTGGCAATGGGCTTTTTGGCATTGTCCAAGGTGGCATGTTTGAAAACCTTCGTGAATTTTCATTAGATGCCGTTAGCCAACAAGGTTTTGATGGTATTGCTATCGGCGGCCTCTCTGTTGGGGAGCCCAAACCAGAATTTGAGCACATTCTGAATTTCACGGCCCCAAAGTTACCTGAACATATGCCCCACTATTTAATGGGAGTTGGCACTCCAGAAGATCTCATTTTGGGCGTGAGCTTGGGCATTGATATGTTTGACTGCGTCATGCCTACCCGCAATGCCCGAAATGGCTGGCTTTTTACCCGCTTTGGAGACCTCAAACTACGTAATTCTGGGTATAAGGACGATGATCGCCCCGTGGACCCTACTTGTAGCTGCTATACCTGCCAAAATTTCACTAGGTCCTACTTAAATCACCTCCAAAAGGCGAATGAAATCCTTGGATCGCAGCTCAATACTATCCACAATCTATCCTACTACCTGCAACTCATGACCGAGGTGCGCGAGGCTCTTGGCAAGGACCATTTTAGCGCTTATCGGGAGGAATTTCACAGTAATCGCCAGCGGGGCGTCGAGCCAGGACAGGACTAA